The nucleotide sequence AAATTTTTACCAGGCGTCCGGCTGAAATAAAAGCTGCGGCGAAAGTCCGCCGCCGGCCGCCAAAAACAAACAGGTTATGCCAAGAAGTGTCAACCATGTGGCCTCGCGCCACCGTCGTAAAAAAGTAATGCGTTTGGCGAAAGGCTATTTTGGCCGTCGCAAAAACGTATGGACCGTTGCCAAGAACGCTGTCGAGAAGGGTTTGCTGTATGCTTACCGCGACCGTAAGGCTAAAAAGCGTGAGTTCCGTGCCCTCTGGATTCAGCGTATCAACGCTGGTGCTCGTGAGCATGGTCTTTCTTACTCGCAGTTGATGGGCGGCCTAAAGAAAGTAGGCATCGACCTCAACCGTAAGGTGCTAGCTGACTTGGCTCTGAACCATCCTGAAGCCTTCAAAGGCATCGTGGACAAAGTTAAGTAAGCTGACTTGCTCACCCTTCAAAAGCGCCTGACCAACCGGTCGGGCGCTTTTTTTGCTATATGTACTCGTGCCAAAGACTTTCAATAGGATAATCCTTCGTCGTAGTTGAACAAGGCATATCCTGCTGGTTCTTTATAGCCTGGTACATCCTCCAACTGCTTTTGAGCTGCTTCCTCTGAAACGGGGGTTGAGAAAGGCATTTTGCCAGTAGGCTTAAACCTGCCGGTTACGATATCCAACAGGGCCTCAGGAGTGGTACCGAAAGTCGCTACTATCCCTTTGCAGTTGCCTATGCTAGCCGGGTTGTACACTTCATCAGTGACCCATGGATTACTGTAGTTGATAGCTAGAATAGTTGGCTTCTTCGCAAGTAGTGCCTTTACATATTCTACCTCTACAGCATTCTTTGATAGAGAAAGATGAAGCGGAGACCCATCCGAGGCAAACAAAGACTGGCCCCTTGGTTTGAGCCACAGCAGCACCACATCTGCTTCTTCTGGGGTAGCTACAAACTCCACTGGGTACTGAACATCCTTGGCGGAATAAATGGTGCTGGCACCGGATGCCGGACTATTCGGTTTCTGGTAGGATTCGAAATACACTTTCGTTTTCGCCTTTAGAGGCAATGTTTTCGTCTCGTTGCGTAGTAGCACAATGGATTTGCGTAGAGCTACTGCTGCACGTGCTTTGAAAGTGGCATTGTTCACTATCTGTTCGGCGGCGGCTTCGTTGACGTATGGGTTTTCGAATAGTCCCAAAGCGAATTTCTCCAGCAACAAACGCCGAACAGAATCCTCAACAAGGGCAAGATCGGCTGGGTAGGCTTTAATAGTTTTGAGTAGTTCTGCTGGGTCGGCGGTACCGGAAAACAGATTGACGCCTACTTGCAGGGCACGGTGGTAGCGCTGGGTGATAGACAACTCTTCGGCACCCCAAGGCATCATTTCGATAGGTCCCGTGTCGGAGTTGATGATGCCCTTGAACCTTAGTTCCTGGCGCAATAGGTCTTGAATCACACCCTTGTTGTAGGCATAAGCAATCTGCTCGTACTTGGTGCCAATGGGCATCGAATAGTAGGGCATGATGGCAGAGGTACCGGCTTTAATAGCGGCTTTGAAAGGAAGCAGGTTGTTGGATAGCATACCACCCGGAAACACTTCTTTCTTGCCCCAATCAAAGTGCGGGTCTTGGCCACCTTGGCCGGCCCCTCCACCCGGAAAGTGCTTGGTGGTGAGTGCCACGGAAGAGGGACCAAGCGTGGGGCCTTGAAAGCCAAGAATAATCTGGGTCATCATTTGGGCCACCCACTCGGCGTTTTCTCCGAACGTGCCTTCTACCCGCTGCCAACGGGGTTCGGTAGCTAAGTCCGCCATGTACATGTAGCCTTTGCGCAAACCGGTAGCGGCCCACTCTTGTCGGGCAATGTCGGCAAACTCGCGGGTCAGTTTCAAATCACGCATAGCGGATAAGCCCAACTCGCCAGGCCATTGCGAGAATGCTGTGGTGCCTACGCTGGTGCCAACTGCGGCCGCCGCGGTAATGTGGTTGCGAGGGTTGGAAGCTATAATGGCGGGGATGCCCAACGGCTGACTTTCGCACAAGGCTTGTAACCGATTGGCCCACTCTGCTGTCATGCAGGCGCTAACATTGGCCCGTAAAATGAAATGGCGCAAATGAAACTGGCTAACTGCCTTGGTAGTGCCAGCGGCATTCATGATGGGAACCGGCAGTTGTTTGCGCGTGAACATGTTGGTTCCGGTAACTAAATCTTCCTCGTTGAACTCGCTGGTGATGGGCGCTTTCGACTTTGGCGCTTCAAACGTCCAATCGTTCTGGAGGCGAGTGGAACTGATTAGCATAAAGCCAACCTTGTCTTCCACCGTCATGCGGGCAAGTAGGTCTTGTGCTCGTGCTTCTGCCGGCAACCGCCAGTCTTCGTAAGCGTCTAGGTGGCCGTTTTTGTTTAAGTCCTTGAATTTGAATTTTCCTAATTCAATAATCGTAGCTGACCGAGTGCCCAAAACTGGCTGCGCCCATGGCAGGCTAGCCGCTTGCTGAAACCCTTGGAAAGCACTAAACACTGCGCATACAGCAGTGCCCGTAACAAGAAACAGCAGCGTTGTTTGCGGTTTTTTGGTGCGCTTGCGGGCGAAGAGAATCTTGAACTCGGCATTTGCAGCTTTCATGGCTCGGCGCTGGCGTAGAAGTGATACAATTCCATAGCGCTGCCCAGCACTACGTAGAGTAAGTACCTAAATCGCCTGCATACCAGAACCTAACAAAGCGAATTAATTACCGCAAACGTTTTCGGAAAAGGCCTGTCACAACTGAAAGTGCACTACTTGTGGTGGCCTTACATTATGATAATATGCCGCTTGTATGCGGCGCTTCCAGCATAAAACTGTGTGCTAATACCGCTGCCGATCTGCTTGGTGAGAATGAAAATTACGTTGCGGTTTTCTAGGCCAATGAGTATGAATGGTCTGCTGGGAACATCCGGAAATGGCTTTTACTTGTTGGATAGGCCGTTGCCAACTCCGCTGTTCTTGCTTCTTAGCAACGCTTCCAAGAAGTAATAATCGGCATAAATGAGGGGTACGTCCACCTCGCTGTTGGCGGGCTTAGAACCAGTGCTGTGCAGTAATAAAAACCCATGACTGCTGCCTGGTTTGGCCGTGTAGTGTTTGGTTAAGTTGCTGGTTATTAACTCGGCTTTGTTGCGGTAGAGAGCCGAGTTGGCAGGGCTGTAGGCACTAAGCTCGTATAGCGCCGACGCAATAACAGCGCCCGCCGAGGCATCACGCGGCTCGTTGGGGATGTTGGGCGCGTTGAAATCCCAATAGGGAATCAGGTCCTTGGGTAAGTTGGGATGATTGAAAATAAAGCGGGCCACCTTCTCAGCTTGGACTAAGTAGGCTTTGTTTTTGGTTTCGCGGTAGCACATGGTGTATCCGTAGAGCGCCCACGCCTGCCCACGGGCCCATGCCGACTCATTCGCGAAGCCCTGGTGGGTGGTTTTCTTGGCTACTTGGCCCGTGAGTGTGTCGTAGTCGACGACGTGATAGGAGCTGAAGTCGGGGCGGAAGTGGTTGCGTAGCGTGGTGTTGGCATGGCTGACGGCTATTCGGTAGAACGAGGAGTCGCCGGACAGCCGGGTGGCGGCAAAGAGCAACTCCAGGTTCAGCATGTTGTCGATGATGACCGGATAGCCCCAAGTGTCGCGGTGGTGGTCCCAGGAGCGGAGCGCACCTACTTTGGGGTTGAAGCGTGTGCTCAGCGTACGTGCGGCCTCCAGAATAACAGCGCGGTAGGCGGGGTCTTGGGTGAGACGGTAGCCGGTCCCGAAGCTACAATACACCTTGAAGCCCATGTCGTGCGTGGTGGCGTTGGTTTTCTCGGGCTCGATGTTGGCTGTGTAGGTTTCAGCGGCAGCTCGCCACTTCTGCCTGCCGGTGGCCTCATACAGCAGCCAGAGGTACCCAGGAAAAAAACCGCTGGTCCAGTCGCGAGAAGGCACCAACGCCAGTTCACCGTCGGGTGTGAGCGTGCGAGGCGAGACAGGAGCGGGCTTGCCGGGAGCCGCAGGCTTCGCCTGCATGGCTTGAGGCACTTGCTTTAGCAATAGGGAAGCTTGCGTTTCAGCAAGTTTCAGTGTCTTTTTAATTGGAGCCGCCTGACCGAATGCTTGGGTACTTAGTACGGTCAATCCAACGCCTATGAGAATGTTTTTCATCTCTATATCGTCTGAGGTAAGGTTTCGCCGGAAGTAGCGCGGTGCCGCTGGCTGTAGGTAATGGGTAACGATCTACTTGAGCCAAATCAGGGGGTTGCGCACCGGCAGGTTGCGAATCACTTCTTCGACCTCCGGGGCATGGTCGAGGCGCTGCCAGGTGGCCAACCAGGAGTTGTTGCCGAACTGGACTGCTCCAAGCACTAGAAACGGGTGGGCCACCGGCCAATTATGCCAGTACATGACATCCTTAGGGAAGGGCCAAGCCTGCTTATCGGCTACGTAGGGGTAGAGGTATTCAATGCCGCGACGGATACTGCGGCCATCCGGGGTTTGGTAGGTCCAAAGGTTGTCGTGCGGAACGCTTAATATCTGGCATAGCATCACCATGGCATCCAGGTTGAACAGGGAATAGCCGTAGGGCTTGGTGCGCTTGGTCTCCAATGGAAAGGACCCGTTGACTGCCATTTGGGTGGGCAGGAGCACCGTCTTATACCGCTCTCGGCAGAACGTAAGCAATTCTTGGTTGCCTGTGAGGCGAGCGAAAGCGGCCACCTGCATCACCCAACAGGTGCCGTGGTTGTTGGCAGCATGCATTTCGTCTTTGCCGTACGGGTGCGTCGTGAGCCAGGTCAGGTACTGCGCAAACCACCCTTTGATACCCGCTAGGTCCTGGTGATTGAAGGCCTTGGACTGTTGCAGCACCAGCACGCCCTGCGCCACTTCGAGTAGCTGAATGGTATCGATAATGCCAATGCCGCGGCCCGTGAACCGGCCCATAATGGCTTGCGCGTACTGCAAAGACGGATGCATGCGCGTTGCCGGATCGGTGAACCACGCCCGCAGATGTACCAAGGCCTGACGCGCATATTGCTCGTCGTGGGTTAGCTGGTAGGCCGACGCCAGCGCACCCACAATGCGACTAAAGCGGATCATGGCGCGGCGGTGGGCCACGAAGTTTTCCGGATTGGTCTGGCCATCGCGCTGGACGTAAGGGCCCGTGGGGTTGTTGGGGTCCGGCCACCAATAGTCGCCCTCGGAGAAGAAGTCGTGGGGGCCGCCTGCGCTACGGGGGCAACTGCTGCTGGTTACGGTAACCGGAGCTTGCTGGAGGGCCCACGCCGCCTGCGCGAGCACCTGCGCCCGCAACACGGCCACGGCTTGGCGCTGGAGCCGATTAGCTGGCTTGCTGCTCGCATCGGACTCGCGGAAAGCACTTACCAGCACTAGTAGCAGCAAGA is from Hymenobacter tibetensis and encodes:
- the rplT gene encoding 50S ribosomal protein L20 — its product is MPRSVNHVASRHRRKKVMRLAKGYFGRRKNVWTVAKNAVEKGLLYAYRDRKAKKREFRALWIQRINAGAREHGLSYSQLMGGLKKVGIDLNRKVLADLALNHPEAFKGIVDKVK
- a CDS encoding glycoside hydrolase family 3 protein encodes the protein MKAANAEFKILFARKRTKKPQTTLLFLVTGTAVCAVFSAFQGFQQAASLPWAQPVLGTRSATIIELGKFKFKDLNKNGHLDAYEDWRLPAEARAQDLLARMTVEDKVGFMLISSTRLQNDWTFEAPKSKAPITSEFNEEDLVTGTNMFTRKQLPVPIMNAAGTTKAVSQFHLRHFILRANVSACMTAEWANRLQALCESQPLGIPAIIASNPRNHITAAAAVGTSVGTTAFSQWPGELGLSAMRDLKLTREFADIARQEWAATGLRKGYMYMADLATEPRWQRVEGTFGENAEWVAQMMTQIILGFQGPTLGPSSVALTTKHFPGGGAGQGGQDPHFDWGKKEVFPGGMLSNNLLPFKAAIKAGTSAIMPYYSMPIGTKYEQIAYAYNKGVIQDLLRQELRFKGIINSDTGPIEMMPWGAEELSITQRYHRALQVGVNLFSGTADPAELLKTIKAYPADLALVEDSVRRLLLEKFALGLFENPYVNEAAAEQIVNNATFKARAAVALRKSIVLLRNETKTLPLKAKTKVYFESYQKPNSPASGASTIYSAKDVQYPVEFVATPEEADVVLLWLKPRGQSLFASDGSPLHLSLSKNAVEVEYVKALLAKKPTILAINYSNPWVTDEVYNPASIGNCKGIVATFGTTPEALLDIVTGRFKPTGKMPFSTPVSEEAAQKQLEDVPGYKEPAGYALFNYDEGLSY
- a CDS encoding glycoside hydrolase family 88 protein; translated protein: MKNILIGVGLTVLSTQAFGQAAPIKKTLKLAETQASLLLKQVPQAMQAKPAAPGKPAPVSPRTLTPDGELALVPSRDWTSGFFPGYLWLLYEATGRQKWRAAAETYTANIEPEKTNATTHDMGFKVYCSFGTGYRLTQDPAYRAVILEAARTLSTRFNPKVGALRSWDHHRDTWGYPVIIDNMLNLELLFAATRLSGDSSFYRIAVSHANTTLRNHFRPDFSSYHVVDYDTLTGQVAKKTTHQGFANESAWARGQAWALYGYTMCYRETKNKAYLVQAEKVARFIFNHPNLPKDLIPYWDFNAPNIPNEPRDASAGAVIASALYELSAYSPANSALYRNKAELITSNLTKHYTAKPGSSHGFLLLHSTGSKPANSEVDVPLIYADYYFLEALLRSKNSGVGNGLSNK
- a CDS encoding alginate lyase family protein, producing the protein MSCHYNSRKRPLGSGSGLTATATRIVLLLLVLVSAFRESDASSKPANRLQRQAVAVLRAQVLAQAAWALQQAPVTVTSSSCPRSAGGPHDFFSEGDYWWPDPNNPTGPYVQRDGQTNPENFVAHRRAMIRFSRIVGALASAYQLTHDEQYARQALVHLRAWFTDPATRMHPSLQYAQAIMGRFTGRGIGIIDTIQLLEVAQGVLVLQQSKAFNHQDLAGIKGWFAQYLTWLTTHPYGKDEMHAANNHGTCWVMQVAAFARLTGNQELLTFCRERYKTVLLPTQMAVNGSFPLETKRTKPYGYSLFNLDAMVMLCQILSVPHDNLWTYQTPDGRSIRRGIEYLYPYVADKQAWPFPKDVMYWHNWPVAHPFLVLGAVQFGNNSWLATWQRLDHAPEVEEVIRNLPVRNPLIWLK